The Mya arenaria isolate MELC-2E11 chromosome 16, ASM2691426v1 genome includes a window with the following:
- the LOC128221481 gene encoding uncharacterized protein LOC128221481: protein MHKDIIVRVLALSCISQVLALGPICYQCDDVPTTKDCDQVVICGEHEKCATRLLFDSNYREYYKLGCIDANVCLGTQGSMLELTSSPGVIGKRSLPLTSGRDFRNRKSRATAEDTVLCLECAATNIRVQLNQCIPRELNIFGYDVILFNSFTGKTF from the exons ATGCACAAGGATATTATAGTGAGGG tgttGGCACTTTCCTGCATCAGCCAGGTACTTGCACTAGGTCCAATATGCTATCAGTGTGACGACGTCCCGACAACTAAAGACTGTGACCAGGTCGTGATTTGTGGAGAACACGAG AAATGTGCTACTCGTCTGCTATTTGACTCAAACTATCGTGAATACTACAAACTCGGCTGCATTGACGCAAAC GTTTGTTTAGGGACCCAGGGCTCGATGTTAGAACTTACATCCTCACCAGGCGTGATCGGGAAACGCTCCCTTCCGCTTACATCCGGACGTGACTTCAGAAATCGGAAATCACGTGCCACAGCGGAGGACACCGTTCTTTGTCTGGAATGTGCCGCTACCAATATCCGGGTACAGCTCAACCAGTGCATTCCACGTGAGTTGAACATATTCGGATATGACGTCATACTATTCAATTCATTTACCGGAAAAACTTTCTAA
- the LOC128222184 gene encoding uncharacterized protein LOC128222184 isoform X3, translated as MDTKRRKVFVKVNFLKVTDIDTLKEVFHADIFVQTRWREPSLDSAQETKRIDTSKYWNPKIIITNSAPSVDCRVWASVSQNTVGEAYIVEKRRLKGVFSENLELHEFPFDVQDLSVVVSSEHEDDLIEIVEDEEEISAVNVMCFVDETEWHIRDLVYTEPRVFNKEISDTQFKNPALLVKCVATRRAGFFLYNIIMIMTMISSLSLTTFGVNTVKIENRLQLGFIITLTGVTFKMVSTSSLPKIPYLTHLDRFIIGNMSFNWLVCVWHGILSQLQERDNIAEIDSYAFYTLTAVFVLFQLIIWIIIIARRAKRLYAVDIIEKAYQEKALSLMGSSWKNDRRARKMRLNMRNKIDAAGTFAV; from the exons cGGAAAGTTTTCGTCAAAGTCAATTTCCTAAAGGTTACGGACATTGACACGCTGAAGGAAGTTTTCCACGCGGATATATTCGTACAAACAAGATGGCGGGAACCATCGCTCGACAGTGCACAG GAAACCAAACGCATCGACACAAGCAAGTACTGGAATCCCAAAATTATCATTACCAACAGCGCCCCGTCAGTTGACTGCAGAGTATGGGCGTCCGTGAGCCAAAACACCGTTGGTGAGGCCTATATTGTGGAAAAGAGGCGGCTCAAAGGCGTCTTCTCAGAGAATCTGGAGTTGCATGAATTCCCATTTGATGTACAA GACCTGTCCGTCGTTGTTTCTTCGGAGCATGAGGACGACCTTATCGAGATCGTGGAAGACGAGGAAGAAATATCCGCTGTTAACGTCATGTGTTTTGTGGACGAAACTGAATGGCACATACGTGACCTTGTGTACACAGAGCCGAG AGTATTCAACAAGGAGATCAGTGATACCCAGTTTAAAAACCCAGCTCTGTTGGTGAAATGCGTAGCTACAAGACGAGCTGGCTTCTTCTTgtacaacataattatgatcATG ACGATGATTTCATCCTTGAGTTTAACAACGTTCGGAGTGAACACCGTAAAGATTGAGAATCGACTTCAACTCGGCTTCATCATTACCCTGACGGGAGTGACGTTCAAGATGGTCTCAACCTCGAGTTTGCCAAAAATACCTTACCTTACCCATCTg GATCGTTTTATCATCGGTAACATGTCCTTCAACTGGCTCGTCTGCGTCTGGCACGGTATTCTCTCCCAACTCCAGGAAAGGGACAATATCGCTGAAATTGACAGCTATGCATTCTACACCCTTACTGCAGTGTTCGTACTGTTCCAGCTTATTATTTGGATCATCATTATTGCCAGG CGTGCGAAAAGACTCTATGCAGTCGACATAATAGAGAAGGCTTATCAG GAGAAGGCGTTGAGTCTGATGGGGTCGTCATGGAAGAACGATAGACGCGCCAGGAAGATGCGACTGAACATGCGCAATAAAATAGACGCCGCTGGGACGTTCGCAGTTTGA
- the LOC128222184 gene encoding uncharacterized protein LOC128222184 isoform X1 produces MSGPRKNAFKAMDNLVRNIRVRSPTDMSLLEKPRRKRKVFVKVNFLKVTDIDTLKEVFHADIFVQTRWREPSLDSAQETKRIDTSKYWNPKIIITNSAPSVDCRVWASVSQNTVGEAYIVEKRRLKGVFSENLELHEFPFDVQDLSVVVSSEHEDDLIEIVEDEEEISAVNVMCFVDETEWHIRDLVYTEPRVFNKEISDTQFKNPALLVKCVATRRAGFFLYNIIMIMTMISSLSLTTFGVNTVKIENRLQLGFIITLTGVTFKMVSTSSLPKIPYLTHLDRFIIGNMSFNWLVCVWHGILSQLQERDNIAEIDSYAFYTLTAVFVLFQLIIWIIIIARRAKRLYAVDIIEKAYQEKALSLMGSSWKNDRRARKMRLNMRNKIDAAGTFAV; encoded by the exons cGGAAAGTTTTCGTCAAAGTCAATTTCCTAAAGGTTACGGACATTGACACGCTGAAGGAAGTTTTCCACGCGGATATATTCGTACAAACAAGATGGCGGGAACCATCGCTCGACAGTGCACAG GAAACCAAACGCATCGACACAAGCAAGTACTGGAATCCCAAAATTATCATTACCAACAGCGCCCCGTCAGTTGACTGCAGAGTATGGGCGTCCGTGAGCCAAAACACCGTTGGTGAGGCCTATATTGTGGAAAAGAGGCGGCTCAAAGGCGTCTTCTCAGAGAATCTGGAGTTGCATGAATTCCCATTTGATGTACAA GACCTGTCCGTCGTTGTTTCTTCGGAGCATGAGGACGACCTTATCGAGATCGTGGAAGACGAGGAAGAAATATCCGCTGTTAACGTCATGTGTTTTGTGGACGAAACTGAATGGCACATACGTGACCTTGTGTACACAGAGCCGAG AGTATTCAACAAGGAGATCAGTGATACCCAGTTTAAAAACCCAGCTCTGTTGGTGAAATGCGTAGCTACAAGACGAGCTGGCTTCTTCTTgtacaacataattatgatcATG ACGATGATTTCATCCTTGAGTTTAACAACGTTCGGAGTGAACACCGTAAAGATTGAGAATCGACTTCAACTCGGCTTCATCATTACCCTGACGGGAGTGACGTTCAAGATGGTCTCAACCTCGAGTTTGCCAAAAATACCTTACCTTACCCATCTg GATCGTTTTATCATCGGTAACATGTCCTTCAACTGGCTCGTCTGCGTCTGGCACGGTATTCTCTCCCAACTCCAGGAAAGGGACAATATCGCTGAAATTGACAGCTATGCATTCTACACCCTTACTGCAGTGTTCGTACTGTTCCAGCTTATTATTTGGATCATCATTATTGCCAGG CGTGCGAAAAGACTCTATGCAGTCGACATAATAGAGAAGGCTTATCAG GAGAAGGCGTTGAGTCTGATGGGGTCGTCATGGAAGAACGATAGACGCGCCAGGAAGATGCGACTGAACATGCGCAATAAAATAGACGCCGCTGGGACGTTCGCAGTTTGA
- the LOC128222184 gene encoding uncharacterized protein LOC128222184 isoform X2: MSNENGTTNSRKVFVKVNFLKVTDIDTLKEVFHADIFVQTRWREPSLDSAQETKRIDTSKYWNPKIIITNSAPSVDCRVWASVSQNTVGEAYIVEKRRLKGVFSENLELHEFPFDVQDLSVVVSSEHEDDLIEIVEDEEEISAVNVMCFVDETEWHIRDLVYTEPRVFNKEISDTQFKNPALLVKCVATRRAGFFLYNIIMIMTMISSLSLTTFGVNTVKIENRLQLGFIITLTGVTFKMVSTSSLPKIPYLTHLDRFIIGNMSFNWLVCVWHGILSQLQERDNIAEIDSYAFYTLTAVFVLFQLIIWIIIIARRAKRLYAVDIIEKAYQEKALSLMGSSWKNDRRARKMRLNMRNKIDAAGTFAV, encoded by the exons cGGAAAGTTTTCGTCAAAGTCAATTTCCTAAAGGTTACGGACATTGACACGCTGAAGGAAGTTTTCCACGCGGATATATTCGTACAAACAAGATGGCGGGAACCATCGCTCGACAGTGCACAG GAAACCAAACGCATCGACACAAGCAAGTACTGGAATCCCAAAATTATCATTACCAACAGCGCCCCGTCAGTTGACTGCAGAGTATGGGCGTCCGTGAGCCAAAACACCGTTGGTGAGGCCTATATTGTGGAAAAGAGGCGGCTCAAAGGCGTCTTCTCAGAGAATCTGGAGTTGCATGAATTCCCATTTGATGTACAA GACCTGTCCGTCGTTGTTTCTTCGGAGCATGAGGACGACCTTATCGAGATCGTGGAAGACGAGGAAGAAATATCCGCTGTTAACGTCATGTGTTTTGTGGACGAAACTGAATGGCACATACGTGACCTTGTGTACACAGAGCCGAG AGTATTCAACAAGGAGATCAGTGATACCCAGTTTAAAAACCCAGCTCTGTTGGTGAAATGCGTAGCTACAAGACGAGCTGGCTTCTTCTTgtacaacataattatgatcATG ACGATGATTTCATCCTTGAGTTTAACAACGTTCGGAGTGAACACCGTAAAGATTGAGAATCGACTTCAACTCGGCTTCATCATTACCCTGACGGGAGTGACGTTCAAGATGGTCTCAACCTCGAGTTTGCCAAAAATACCTTACCTTACCCATCTg GATCGTTTTATCATCGGTAACATGTCCTTCAACTGGCTCGTCTGCGTCTGGCACGGTATTCTCTCCCAACTCCAGGAAAGGGACAATATCGCTGAAATTGACAGCTATGCATTCTACACCCTTACTGCAGTGTTCGTACTGTTCCAGCTTATTATTTGGATCATCATTATTGCCAGG CGTGCGAAAAGACTCTATGCAGTCGACATAATAGAGAAGGCTTATCAG GAGAAGGCGTTGAGTCTGATGGGGTCGTCATGGAAGAACGATAGACGCGCCAGGAAGATGCGACTGAACATGCGCAATAAAATAGACGCCGCTGGGACGTTCGCAGTTTGA